A section of the Streptomyces sp. NBC_01591 genome encodes:
- the ltrA gene encoding group II intron reverse transcriptase/maturase — protein MGIVETCERAREAIEVPPGNGTSGDASYWSSIDWIKTERNVKRLRQRIFKAAQDGDLKKVRNLQKLMLRSHSNTLQSVKRVTQKSAGRRTAGVDGETALRPSDRGRLARSTGNRPAKGVMPVRRVYIPKANGKMRPLGIPTIRDRVHQARVKNALEPEWEARFEAGSYGFRPGRSCHDAVERIFRITSSRQARRPWVLDADLASAFDQINQDRLLEAIGDFPAREAVRRWLKAGVMDRGRFAPTEAGTPQGGVISPLLLNIALHGMEEAAGRRADAGRNERLRSPDTVRYADDFVVFCRTEEEAWDVKKRLTEWLEPKGLSFNEDKTKVVHLDEGFDFLGFNVRKYSGKTLIKPSKGAVRRIIGAMRDVAGSMSQARTEEVVRRLNPMIKGWSTYYRGAVSSEIFSSLDHYVWKRMWRWAVRRHPRKSKQWVLDKYWGQFLYPTRKDRWIFGDKETGKYLCKFTWTNIKRHIPVKGRSSKDDPSLEEYWASRTRKRAHPQVDGKNVYLAARQKGLCPLCGQDLIDGAGYEPESVREWADWFHAKYRSIHRHHLVYRSQGGSDSTTNLVLIHAECHRQHHAADHPDPGKVMNAQP, from the coding sequence GTGGGAATAGTGGAGACGTGCGAAAGGGCACGAGAAGCAATTGAGGTACCTCCAGGGAACGGAACCTCGGGCGATGCCTCCTATTGGTCCAGTATCGACTGGATCAAAACGGAGCGCAACGTAAAGCGACTTCGGCAGAGGATTTTCAAGGCTGCGCAAGACGGCGACCTCAAGAAGGTTCGCAACCTACAGAAGCTCATGCTGCGATCGCACTCAAATACACTTCAAAGTGTAAAGAGGGTGACGCAGAAGAGCGCTGGAAGGCGTACAGCTGGCGTCGATGGTGAGACAGCCCTCAGGCCCTCGGATAGGGGAAGGTTGGCAAGGTCCACCGGAAATCGCCCAGCAAAAGGTGTCATGCCTGTACGTCGGGTGTATATCCCCAAGGCCAATGGAAAGATGCGGCCACTCGGAATCCCAACGATCAGGGACCGAGTGCACCAGGCACGGGTGAAAAACGCACTCGAACCTGAGTGGGAAGCACGCTTCGAGGCGGGAAGCTACGGCTTCCGTCCTGGACGGAGTTGCCACGACGCGGTCGAACGGATCTTCCGGATCACCTCATCCCGCCAAGCCAGGCGGCCATGGGTGCTCGACGCGGACCTGGCAAGTGCTTTCGACCAGATCAATCAAGACCGGCTCTTGGAAGCCATCGGAGACTTCCCAGCCAGGGAAGCCGTCCGGCGATGGCTCAAGGCAGGGGTGATGGACAGAGGGCGGTTCGCGCCGACAGAGGCAGGAACGCCTCAAGGCGGGGTGATCAGCCCACTGCTGCTCAACATTGCCCTACATGGCATGGAAGAAGCGGCCGGCCGACGTGCTGACGCCGGACGCAACGAACGCTTGCGCTCGCCCGATACGGTCAGATACGCGGATGATTTCGTCGTGTTTTGCAGGACGGAAGAAGAAGCGTGGGACGTCAAGAAGAGACTGACTGAATGGCTCGAACCCAAGGGACTCTCCTTCAACGAGGACAAGACCAAGGTGGTCCACCTTGATGAAGGGTTCGACTTCCTCGGATTCAACGTCAGAAAGTACTCAGGAAAGACGCTTATCAAGCCGAGTAAGGGAGCTGTCAGGCGGATCATCGGGGCGATGAGGGACGTGGCTGGGTCGATGAGCCAAGCCCGCACCGAAGAGGTAGTAAGACGCCTCAACCCAATGATCAAGGGGTGGTCCACCTACTACAGAGGAGCAGTCTCGTCGGAGATCTTCTCATCGCTCGACCACTACGTGTGGAAGCGAATGTGGAGGTGGGCAGTGAGACGACACCCAAGAAAGTCCAAGCAGTGGGTATTGGACAAGTACTGGGGTCAATTTCTCTACCCGACGAGGAAAGACCGCTGGATCTTCGGAGACAAGGAGACCGGAAAATACCTGTGCAAGTTCACTTGGACCAATATCAAGAGGCACATCCCAGTTAAAGGAAGGTCATCAAAAGATGACCCAAGCCTCGAAGAGTATTGGGCAAGTCGTACCCGGAAGCGCGCGCACCCGCAGGTCGACGGAAAGAATGTCTACCTCGCAGCACGACAGAAGGGTCTGTGCCCACTGTGCGGGCAGGACTTGATCGATGGAGCCGGATATGAACCGGAATCCGTTCGGGAGTGGGCCGACTGGTTCCACGCGAAATACCGATCGATCCACAGGCACCACCTGGTCTACCGGAGTCAAGGGGGATCAGACAGCACGACCAACCTCGTACTCATTCATGCCGAATGCCATCGGCAGCATCATGCTGCTGACCATCCCGATCCAGGAAAGGTAATGAACGCGCAGCCCTAG
- a CDS encoding GNAT family N-acetyltransferase, translating to MDIASLLPLTTSRLSLRLFTPGDADDLYAYQSLPSVARYLYRPAHTRERSEQVAAERAAQTAWRADGDKLALAVCRRDEPGVLGEVSLTLADVRAAQAEIGWTLDPSHEGHGYATEAAAALAGIAFDTLGVHRLYARLDVENTGSVRVCERLGMRREAHLVENDLDGDRWGSEYIYAALSADLGSRSGD from the coding sequence ATGGACATCGCTTCGCTGCTGCCGTTGACCACGTCCCGGTTGTCGCTGCGTCTGTTCACTCCCGGCGACGCCGACGACCTGTACGCCTACCAGAGCCTGCCGAGCGTGGCGCGCTACTTGTACCGGCCGGCGCACACGCGTGAGCGCAGCGAGCAAGTTGCCGCCGAGCGTGCGGCGCAGACGGCCTGGCGCGCCGACGGGGACAAGCTGGCGCTCGCTGTCTGCCGACGCGATGAGCCCGGCGTCCTTGGAGAGGTGAGCCTCACCCTGGCCGATGTCCGCGCCGCCCAGGCCGAGATCGGCTGGACTCTCGACCCAAGTCACGAGGGACACGGCTACGCGACCGAGGCGGCCGCGGCGCTGGCCGGGATTGCCTTCGACACGCTGGGCGTGCACCGGCTCTACGCACGGCTGGATGTGGAGAACACCGGGTCTGTGCGGGTCTGTGAGCGCCTCGGGATGCGCCGGGAGGCGCACCTGGTCGAGAACGACCTCGACGGGGATCGCTGGGGCAGCGAGTACATCTACGCGGCGCTGTCCGCAGATCTTGGCAGTCGATCAGGCGATTGA
- a CDS encoding helix-turn-helix domain-containing protein, translating into MIKKMGYEWCLRATMAEHQMFQTSDLVPLLAERGVTLSREQVYRLVTQPPQRMSMDTLVALCDIFGCTPNDLIKPKVVNAQVKKTADGQAEPLPLKERRTTIRRPGQP; encoded by the coding sequence ATGATCAAGAAGATGGGCTACGAGTGGTGTCTGCGGGCCACGATGGCCGAGCACCAGATGTTCCAGACCTCGGACCTGGTGCCGCTCCTGGCGGAACGCGGCGTGACCCTGTCGCGTGAGCAGGTCTACCGCTTGGTGACGCAACCGCCCCAGCGGATGAGCATGGACACCCTGGTCGCGCTGTGCGACATCTTCGGGTGCACGCCGAACGATCTCATCAAGCCGAAGGTAGTCAACGCACAGGTCAAGAAGACCGCGGACGGACAAGCCGAGCCACTGCCGCTCAAGGAGCGGCGAACCACGATCCGGCGCCCGGGTCAGCCGTGA
- a CDS encoding tyrosine-type recombinase/integrase, whose protein sequence is MVTEAPGSVRLALAPNVVLLDPEPAVSSAMKEGWARQQSARFLQASTVQPRLRLVQRFEDFTGLYPWQWTPADGEAFIVHLRSGAKPVQLSTARSYGVVIELFVEYLLDRRYGWIETCQERFGLSPQVIFHEGNSVLHSVEYEGDPRRRPLTYDEVQALFDAADARPRRIHRQGRKGTLTALRDAAALKTIYAYGTRRTESSKVDLVDLRRHRKAPQFGTAGSMTVRYGKSSKGTPPKRRTVLLVPEMDWVVDVLDEWVHEIRPRLAPGRHPALWVTERAGRMSPRSINEAFVTARQDAGLDEDLDLHCLRHSYITHLTEFGYPARFVQEQVGHSHASTTAIYMGVSDEYRNQLLEASLKRRLGDDWDLK, encoded by the coding sequence ATGGTCACTGAGGCACCCGGTTCGGTGCGTCTTGCCCTGGCCCCGAACGTTGTCCTCCTGGACCCGGAGCCAGCGGTTTCCTCTGCAATGAAGGAAGGATGGGCTCGGCAGCAGTCCGCGCGGTTTCTCCAGGCTTCGACGGTCCAGCCCCGGCTGCGTCTGGTCCAACGGTTCGAGGATTTCACGGGGTTGTACCCGTGGCAGTGGACTCCGGCCGATGGCGAGGCGTTCATCGTCCACCTTCGCAGCGGGGCCAAGCCGGTCCAGTTGTCTACGGCTCGGTCTTACGGGGTAGTGATCGAGCTGTTCGTGGAGTACCTGCTGGACCGCCGGTACGGGTGGATCGAGACCTGCCAGGAACGGTTCGGCCTGTCACCGCAGGTGATCTTTCACGAGGGCAACTCCGTCCTGCACTCGGTGGAGTACGAGGGCGATCCCCGACGTCGGCCTCTGACCTACGACGAGGTCCAGGCGCTGTTCGACGCCGCCGATGCCCGACCTCGACGCATTCACAGGCAGGGCCGCAAGGGCACGCTCACCGCGCTACGCGATGCGGCCGCGCTAAAGACGATCTACGCCTACGGCACGCGGCGGACCGAGTCCTCGAAGGTCGACCTGGTGGATCTGCGGCGTCATAGGAAGGCGCCGCAGTTCGGGACCGCCGGCAGCATGACCGTCCGGTACGGCAAGTCCTCCAAGGGCACACCTCCGAAGCGACGCACCGTGCTCCTGGTCCCGGAGATGGACTGGGTGGTCGACGTCCTCGACGAGTGGGTGCACGAGATTCGCCCGCGGCTCGCACCGGGCCGACACCCGGCCTTGTGGGTGACCGAGCGGGCTGGCCGGATGTCTCCCCGCTCGATCAACGAGGCATTCGTGACGGCACGCCAGGACGCCGGCCTCGACGAAGACCTCGACCTGCACTGTCTGCGCCACAGTTACATCACGCATCTGACCGAGTTCGGCTACCCTGCCCGCTTCGTTCAAGAGCAGGTGGGCCACAGTCACGCTTCTACGACGGCCATCTACATGGGTGTCTCTGACGAGTACCGGAACCAGCTCCTGGAGGCTTCGCTGAAGCGCCGGCTGGGTGACGACTGGGACCTTAAATGA
- a CDS encoding ATP-dependent DNA ligase, with translation MEFPTKVALAQAVPVLPEGPGWWYEPKFDGHRTVLRRTDETVVLYARSGRVVTQHWMDLAVAGMELRPGTVLDGEAVIWRDGRLDFAAAQSRAASSVTRARALAARHPASYVCWDVLQHPDPAIGDCRSLPYIERRAFLLELLADVGPPIQVVPATDDRDVAVLWYDALREQGIEGIVCKRGGAGYPSGQRRWVKVRNRMNCIGCNSSYSPTSNVPADQRPCIGNALGLLR, from the coding sequence GTGGAGTTCCCGACCAAGGTGGCACTGGCCCAGGCCGTCCCGGTCCTGCCTGAGGGGCCGGGCTGGTGGTACGAGCCGAAGTTCGACGGCCACAGAACTGTGCTGCGTCGTACCGATGAGACCGTCGTGCTGTACGCACGGTCCGGCAGAGTCGTCACCCAGCACTGGATGGACCTGGCCGTCGCCGGCATGGAACTGCGCCCCGGCACGGTGCTGGACGGGGAGGCCGTGATCTGGCGGGACGGTCGGCTCGACTTCGCGGCCGCGCAGTCACGGGCCGCGTCGTCCGTGACCCGGGCCCGCGCCCTGGCGGCCCGGCATCCGGCTTCCTACGTCTGCTGGGACGTTCTGCAGCACCCGGATCCGGCGATCGGCGACTGCCGAAGCCTGCCGTACATCGAGCGCCGCGCCTTCCTCCTGGAGCTCCTCGCCGATGTCGGGCCGCCGATCCAGGTTGTCCCGGCGACCGACGACCGGGACGTGGCTGTGCTCTGGTACGACGCCCTGCGCGAGCAGGGCATCGAGGGGATCGTCTGCAAGCGGGGCGGCGCGGGCTATCCGTCAGGACAGCGCCGGTGGGTGAAAGTACGAAACAGGATGAATTGCATTGGCTGCAACAGTTCGTACAGCCCTACCTCGAACGTTCCTGCTGATCAGAGACCCTGTATCGGGAACGCCCTGGGCCTCCTTCGGTAG
- a CDS encoding DUF6233 domain-containing protein encodes MIASIMAVLRALMPGRPCCRPALGAVRLRCLRAPSCKALHIRALADWLEWQLRQVRGRIRELEIKEQQEQQRREQAHAALRWKIQPQRSSSMALVHRRDCALYPVEGGFLNREEAVIALAEPDIEACQICKPETGLVDG; translated from the coding sequence GTGATCGCTTCCATCATGGCCGTGCTACGGGCGCTGATGCCTGGCAGGCCGTGCTGCCGCCCGGCCCTGGGGGCCGTTCGGCTCCGGTGCCTCCGTGCCCCGTCCTGTAAGGCCCTGCATATCCGGGCCCTGGCCGACTGGCTGGAGTGGCAGCTGCGTCAGGTCCGGGGCCGAATCCGGGAACTGGAGATCAAGGAGCAGCAGGAGCAACAGCGCCGGGAGCAGGCGCACGCCGCGCTGCGGTGGAAGATCCAGCCGCAGCGGTCATCGTCGATGGCTCTGGTGCACCGCAGGGACTGTGCCCTATATCCGGTCGAGGGCGGATTCCTCAACCGTGAGGAGGCCGTGATCGCCTTGGCGGAGCCCGACATCGAGGCGTGCCAGATCTGCAAGCCCGAGACGGGGCTCGTCGACGGGTAG
- a CDS encoding beta-alanine-activating enzyme beta-propeller domain-containing protein has protein sequence MIARTLIGSAPKGVCALDAATGREKWVYGTGDQVQSSPTVVDGLVYIGSDDNNVYALDADSGEKKWAFRTNSWVHSTPMVVDGVLYVGSWDSGVYALDAATGARKWAYDTDNWVSASPAVADGVVYIGSNDGNVYALDAVTGKKKWAYTTAHDFVASPAVADGVVYVGARDGNMYALDAGSGREKWAFDSGGWITSKPWAADGAVYFGSRRSVYRLDAATGGKEWAYSAKGEIESSATVAGGVVYIGSRDENLYALDAATGNEKWAYSTGGEVNSTPAVADGVVYFGSNDGNVYALDADTGQGPTAPSPTGPAPGWSPPRP, from the coding sequence TTGATCGCCAGAACCCTCATTGGATCTGCACCCAAGGGGGTTTGCGCCCTGGACGCCGCCACTGGCAGGGAGAAGTGGGTCTACGGTACGGGTGACCAGGTCCAGTCGTCGCCGACAGTAGTCGACGGGCTGGTGTACATCGGCTCCGACGACAACAACGTCTACGCTTTGGACGCCGACTCCGGTGAGAAAAAGTGGGCGTTCCGCACGAACAGTTGGGTCCACTCGACACCGATGGTGGTCGACGGCGTGCTGTACGTCGGGAGCTGGGACAGCGGCGTGTACGCACTGGACGCCGCCACCGGGGCCAGGAAGTGGGCCTACGACACGGACAATTGGGTCTCCGCCTCGCCTGCGGTTGCCGACGGGGTCGTCTATATCGGCAGCAATGACGGGAACGTCTACGCCTTGGATGCCGTGACTGGCAAGAAGAAGTGGGCCTATACCACTGCGCACGATTTCGTCGCTTCGCCGGCCGTGGCCGACGGGGTCGTCTATGTCGGCGCCCGCGACGGGAACATGTACGCCCTCGATGCGGGCTCAGGCCGCGAGAAGTGGGCCTTCGACTCCGGAGGCTGGATCACCTCGAAGCCGTGGGCGGCCGACGGAGCGGTCTACTTCGGCAGCAGGCGCTCCGTATACCGCTTGGACGCCGCCACCGGCGGAAAGGAGTGGGCCTACTCCGCCAAAGGCGAGATCGAGTCCTCCGCCACCGTGGCAGGCGGGGTGGTGTACATCGGCAGCCGCGACGAGAATCTGTACGCCCTGGACGCGGCCACCGGCAACGAGAAGTGGGCCTACTCCACGGGCGGGGAGGTCAACTCCACGCCGGCGGTGGCGGATGGGGTGGTGTACTTCGGGAGCAACGACGGAAACGTCTACGCCCTCGACGCCGACACCGGCCAAGGCCCGACAGCACCCTCCCCGACCGGCCCCGCACCTGGATGGTCACCACCCCGCCCCTGA
- a CDS encoding ISKra4 family transposase, protein MAETAFAAARGLFEQVAKDLTSPDAAALTHSGLEDLLAARMREVTRQLFQDHLDLRAVRERRAGQVVDETGVERTRIERGRRRILATVFGKVTATRIAYRATGSADLHLADAALNMPAGMHSHGLARLAATESARGSFAEAVDRVNALTGAGVGHRQVQELAVAAAAGIDAFYQALVPEPCTDATLLVLSTDGKGVVIRPEALREATAKAAATKSGNKMATRLAPGEKHGRKRMATLGTVYDTEPAVRGVDDIIADPADPAKECRPGPRARSKWLCGSVNDTAEQVIAAVFDQAEARDPAHRRTWVVLVDGARHQLDLIRAEAARRNVTVHIVIDIIHVLEYLWGAAHCLHPAGDRAAEAWVAGQARTILAGGSEQAAASISAAADAVGLRPGSRKGIDDAVGYLKNKAAYLRYDTALTEGFPIATGIIEGACRHLVKDRLDITGARWGLSGAEAVLKLRALRSNGDFDTYWAWHETQEFTRNHQARYRDTLIPAA, encoded by the coding sequence GTGGCCGAGACCGCGTTCGCCGCCGCCCGCGGCCTGTTCGAGCAGGTCGCCAAGGATCTGACGTCGCCGGACGCCGCCGCGTTGACGCATTCAGGGCTGGAAGACCTGCTCGCGGCGCGCATGCGCGAGGTGACCCGGCAGCTGTTCCAGGACCATCTGGATCTGCGCGCGGTGCGCGAGCGGCGGGCCGGGCAGGTGGTCGATGAGACCGGGGTTGAACGCACCCGGATCGAGCGGGGCCGACGCCGGATCCTGGCCACGGTGTTCGGGAAGGTCACCGCGACCCGGATCGCCTACCGGGCCACCGGCTCGGCGGATCTGCACCTGGCCGACGCCGCGCTGAACATGCCGGCCGGGATGCACAGCCATGGGCTGGCCAGGCTCGCCGCCACCGAGTCCGCCCGCGGCTCCTTCGCCGAGGCGGTCGACCGCGTCAACGCGCTGACCGGCGCCGGGGTCGGCCACAGGCAGGTCCAGGAGCTCGCCGTGGCCGCCGCGGCCGGCATCGACGCTTTCTACCAGGCCCTGGTGCCCGAGCCGTGCACCGACGCCACGCTGCTGGTGCTGTCCACCGACGGCAAGGGCGTGGTGATAAGGCCCGAGGCGCTGCGCGAGGCCACGGCGAAGGCCGCTGCGACCAAGAGCGGCAACAAGATGGCGACCAGGCTCGCGCCCGGGGAGAAGCACGGCCGCAAACGGATGGCCACCCTGGGCACCGTCTACGACACCGAGCCCGCCGTCCGCGGCGTCGACGACATCATCGCCGACCCCGCCGACCCCGCGAAGGAGTGTCGCCCGGGACCGAGAGCCAGGTCCAAGTGGCTGTGCGGCTCGGTGAACGACACCGCCGAACAAGTCATCGCCGCGGTATTCGACCAGGCCGAAGCCCGCGACCCCGCCCACCGCCGGACCTGGGTCGTGCTGGTCGACGGCGCCCGGCACCAGCTCGACCTCATCCGAGCCGAGGCAGCACGCCGGAACGTCACCGTGCACATCGTCATCGACATCATCCACGTGCTCGAATACCTGTGGGGCGCCGCGCACTGCCTGCACCCGGCCGGCGACCGCGCGGCCGAGGCCTGGGTCGCCGGACAGGCCCGTACCATCCTGGCCGGAGGCTCCGAGCAGGCCGCGGCCTCGATCAGCGCCGCCGCCGACGCCGTCGGGCTCAGGCCTGGCTCACGCAAGGGTATCGACGACGCCGTCGGTTACCTGAAGAACAAGGCCGCCTACCTGCGTTACGACACCGCGCTGACCGAAGGCTTCCCGATCGCCACCGGGATCATCGAGGGGGCGTGCCGCCACCTGGTCAAAGACCGCCTCGACATCACCGGAGCCCGCTGGGGCCTCTCCGGCGCCGAAGCCGTCCTGAAACTCCGTGCCCTGCGCAGCAACGGCGACTTCGACACCTACTGGGCCTGGCACGAGACACAGGAGTTCACGCGCAACCACCAGGCCCGATACCGCGACACGCTCATACCAGCGGCTTGA
- a CDS encoding peptidase inhibitor family I36 protein has product MKRVAAFAALALMPLAATTATASAASPAGGVRAAIDCPSGYVCIYPEINFGGQPWVRRAVDGSVKDLPSAIRDRGSSIRNNSDRTARVYEKRNYSGRWVCVTRSGGSIHDLRGYNLNDQTRSLKINRNDCG; this is encoded by the coding sequence GTGAAGCGTGTCGCGGCCTTCGCCGCCCTGGCCCTCATGCCGCTCGCCGCCACCACCGCCACCGCCTCCGCCGCCTCTCCGGCCGGCGGGGTGCGGGCGGCGATCGACTGCCCGTCCGGCTACGTCTGCATCTACCCCGAGATCAACTTCGGCGGCCAGCCCTGGGTCCGCCGAGCCGTCGACGGCAGCGTCAAAGACCTGCCCTCCGCGATCCGGGACCGGGGCAGCTCCATCCGGAACAATTCTGACCGAACCGCCCGCGTCTACGAGAAGCGGAACTACTCCGGCCGCTGGGTGTGCGTGACCCGCAGCGGCGGCTCCATCCACGACCTGCGCGGCTACAACCTCAACGACCAGACCCGATCCCTGAAGATCAACCGCAACGACTGCGGCTGA
- a CDS encoding class I SAM-dependent methyltransferase encodes MTTLLPRILRALEQFHATHPWDHNAHYHQWILRQLPRRFNSALDVGSGSGDLARLLASRAGVVHGVDVDADIVARARELTAPAAPVTFTVGDALNEIPPGPYDVITCVATIHHLPFSDALTRFRQHLAPGGTLVVIGLYRPQSRSDYLIDAVAIPSNVAMAWIKNKGRKSPRPTSMTAPTRPATMNFADIVREARHELPGARLRRRLFWRYTLVWHQR; translated from the coding sequence ATGACGACACTGCTGCCCCGCATCCTTCGAGCACTTGAACAGTTCCATGCCACCCATCCCTGGGACCACAACGCCCATTACCACCAGTGGATCCTGCGCCAGCTCCCGAGACGCTTCAACAGCGCCCTGGACGTCGGATCGGGCAGCGGTGACCTTGCCAGGCTCCTGGCCTCACGGGCAGGAGTGGTGCACGGCGTCGACGTGGACGCCGACATCGTCGCTCGCGCGCGGGAGCTCACAGCCCCGGCAGCCCCGGTGACCTTCACCGTCGGAGACGCATTGAACGAGATACCCCCTGGTCCCTACGACGTCATCACATGTGTCGCCACCATCCATCACCTGCCGTTTAGTGACGCCCTCACCCGCTTTCGGCAGCACCTGGCCCCCGGCGGAACCCTGGTCGTCATCGGTCTCTACCGCCCACAGTCTCGGAGTGACTACCTGATCGATGCCGTCGCCATTCCGTCGAATGTCGCCATGGCATGGATCAAGAACAAGGGCCGCAAGTCACCGCGACCGACCTCGATGACTGCCCCGACCCGACCGGCGACCATGAATTTCGCAGACATCGTGCGCGAGGCTCGCCATGAACTACCCGGCGCACGGCTGCGCCGGCGACTGTTTTGGCGCTACACGCTGGTCTGGCACCAGCGCTGA